From Xylocopa sonorina isolate GNS202 chromosome 2, iyXylSono1_principal, whole genome shotgun sequence, a single genomic window includes:
- the LOC143433311 gene encoding uncharacterized protein LOC143433311 gives MKITVSDVSHLAQVKIKTEVLDEIESFSADDELLIDIPRVLEPGTKTREPRNERDEKMGENFSLVERGITLKGYVNFEEYIKALTSGNRLICSVCRIEFSDETEFKTHMVGHSHGKLFQCGLCGRQFSRSSALKDHLRLHETRQTFVCRHCGLRFQQRDQLRTHQVEAHSVRRPFECGVCKKKLLHRQSLRDHKLMHTNVKPFECSICKKRFLRPSSLRAHMIVHTADSPFECDLCPAKFKRSSVLKTHKLTHTAVRRFECDICKHRFHLKGALKHHILSHYGVRPYKCEDCGKCYRRSWGLKVHRYRHTGVKRFECDLCKSRFSVKTKLAKHIYGHIGEKPYKCDFCGRQYGERYQLRAHKCGTSSRMKIDRSFSNSVTQIVFFCSKSDSLYDSNATSR, from the exons ATGAAAATCACCGTATCAGACGTTTCCCACCTCGCGCAGGTGAAAATCAAGACCGAGGTGCTGGACGAGATCGAGAGCTTCTCGGCTGACGACGAGTTGCTGATCGATATTCCCCGTGTGCTCGAGCCTGGTACGAAGACGCGAGAACCGCGAAATGAACGCGACGAGAAAATGGGGGAAAACTTCTCGTTGGTTGAGAGAGGGATTACCTTGAAGGGGTATGTAAAtttcgaggagtacataaaggcGCTGACTAGCGGAAACCGGTTGATCTGCAGCGTCTGTAGAATAGAGTTCTCTGACGAGACGGAGTTCAAAACGCACATGGTGGGTCACAGCCATGGAAAATTGTTCCAGTGCGGTCTTTGCGGGAGGCAATTCTCACG ATCGTCGGCCCTGAAGGATCATCTTCGACTCCACGAGACGAGGCAGACGTTCGTGTGCAGGCACTGCGGCCTACGGTTTCAG CAGAGAGATCAGCTGAGGACGCACCAGGTAGAGGCGCACTCGGTTCGCAGGCCGTTCGAGTGCGGCGTGTGCAAGAAGAAGCTGCTGCATCGACAGTCGCTGCGCGACCACAAGCTGATGCACACGAACGTGAAGCCGTTCGAGTGCTCGATCTGCAAGAAGAGGTTCCTGCGCCCGAGCAGCCTCAGGGCGCACATGATCGTTCACACAGCGGACTCGCCGTTCGAGTGCGACCTTTGCCCCGCGAAATTCAAACGGTCCTCCGTGTTGAAGACGCACAAGTTGACGCATACTGCTGTCAGACGGTTCGAGtgcgacatctgcaagcaccgTTTTCACTTGAAGGGCGCTTTGAAACATCACATTCTCTCGCACTACG GAGTGAGACCGTACAAATGCGAGGACTGCGGGAAATGCTACAGGAGGTCCTGGGGTCTGAAGGTGCACAGGTATCGTCACACAGGCGTGAAACGGTTCGAGTGCGACCTCTGCAAGTCGAGGTTCAGCGTCAAGACGAAGCTCGCCAAGCACATTTACGGGCACATCGGCGAGAAGCCGTACAAGTGCGATTTCTGCGGTCGACAATACGGGGAACGGTACCAGTTGAGGGCACACAAATGCGGGACCTCTTCGAGGATGAAAATCGATCGATCATTCTCGAACTCTGTCACGCAGATCGTGTTCTTCTGTTCCAAGTCGGACAGCTTGTACGATTCGAATGCCACGAGTCGATGA